From a region of the Mesotoga sp. Brook.08.105.5.1 genome:
- the hutH gene encoding histidine ammonia-lyase — MQIDGEHLTLSGLYNVAFGNEFCSINELSAKLLDERRESLETNSMKKTIYGVNTGFGVMADHRISPKDLDALQRNIVLSHAAGVGEPLKEEHVRAVMLVRANSLLKGYSGVRKCVVQRILDLLNNGIVPIVPAKGSVGASGDLAPLAHIAMTLIGEGDCLVDGKLVSSSQALASKCLEPLVLKAKEGLSLLNGTALMAGLAGCSTYTASRLLDQAILVAAMSVDALMGSTSPFDERVHKARPHRGQTYVAKKLRESLEGSEIRTSHLDCDRVQDAYTLRTIPQVYGAVKDTIEYAETVLETEINSATDNPLIFENGDAISGGNFHGEPVALVADFLSIALTDLGNMIERRIDRLVNPKLNDLPAFLTNGEEGLNSGYMIWQYTAAALASENKTLAHPASADSIPTSGFQEDHVSMGAWGARKLWSILDNVATLISIEALLAFRALSFRHPKKSGSVIEQLFEEIAGIVPDHREDRYFGTEFSSVRELLFKRAGL, encoded by the coding sequence GTGCAAATCGATGGAGAACATTTGACACTCTCTGGTCTCTACAATGTAGCATTTGGAAATGAGTTCTGCTCAATCAATGAACTCTCTGCCAAACTCCTCGATGAAAGAAGAGAGTCTCTGGAAACGAATAGCATGAAGAAGACGATTTACGGCGTGAATACGGGATTTGGAGTTATGGCCGATCATCGGATCTCCCCGAAAGACCTGGACGCACTGCAGAGAAATATCGTTCTCTCTCACGCGGCCGGAGTGGGCGAACCACTGAAAGAAGAACATGTCAGAGCGGTAATGTTGGTTAGAGCCAATTCACTCCTGAAGGGCTATTCAGGAGTTAGAAAGTGTGTGGTTCAGAGAATTCTCGATCTCCTGAACAATGGAATCGTACCGATTGTCCCGGCAAAGGGTTCCGTTGGAGCGAGCGGCGATCTTGCCCCTTTGGCACATATAGCGATGACGCTTATTGGTGAGGGGGACTGCCTCGTTGACGGAAAGCTCGTTTCTTCCTCACAGGCTCTTGCCAGCAAATGCCTTGAACCGCTTGTTTTGAAGGCCAAAGAAGGCCTCAGCCTTCTGAATGGAACCGCCCTGATGGCCGGATTGGCCGGGTGCTCAACCTATACTGCGTCGAGGCTACTCGATCAAGCTATCCTTGTAGCTGCGATGTCCGTCGATGCGCTGATGGGCAGTACCTCTCCATTTGACGAGAGAGTTCACAAAGCAAGACCTCATCGCGGTCAGACATATGTTGCGAAAAAGCTTAGAGAGTCTCTCGAGGGAAGTGAGATAAGGACTTCTCATCTCGATTGCGATAGAGTTCAGGACGCATACACGCTCAGGACTATCCCTCAGGTTTACGGAGCGGTGAAGGATACCATCGAATACGCAGAAACCGTCCTTGAGACCGAGATCAACTCGGCGACCGATAATCCTTTGATATTCGAAAACGGGGACGCGATTTCCGGAGGCAACTTCCACGGGGAGCCCGTAGCTCTAGTGGCAGACTTCCTCTCAATAGCTCTTACAGACCTCGGTAATATGATTGAGAGAAGAATAGACAGACTCGTAAATCCAAAGCTAAATGATCTGCCCGCCTTTCTGACAAACGGAGAAGAAGGTCTCAATTCCGGATACATGATCTGGCAGTACACGGCTGCCGCACTGGCTTCAGAGAACAAGACCCTTGCGCATCCGGCCTCTGCCGACTCGATTCCCACATCCGGGTTTCAGGAAGACCATGTGAGCATGGGAGCCTGGGGAGCAAGAAAACTCTGGTCGATACTGGACAACGTTGCGACCCTTATCTCTATTGAGGCGCTTCTCGCATTCAGAGCTCTGTCGTTTCGACATCCCAAGAAGTCCGGTTCTGTTATAGAGCAGCTGTTTGAAGAGATTGCAGGCATCGTTCCCGATCACAGAGAGGATCGTTATTTTGGAACGGAGTTTTCAAGTGTAAGAGAACTTCTATTTAAGAGGGCCGGTCTATAA
- a CDS encoding PD-(D/E)XK nuclease family protein, producing the protein MLDHLLPLSGSRIDTYLRCPRRFYIDRVLGEKAPETPAMILGKAVHEALEIWVKTGDNEKALEKIDFIDDYETAFRRFTSGKSLLKGFNPRALELKFGLTKELNPTGFDSEDCFFRGIIDLVCKNDSGFEVYDYKSGWSRPDPRQIFAYSMALNRFDKDVNKAGFILLASLEVIDFFIGEDELEAQPGFYSWSITSLTRRKPKMTFLRTSRPAGTALSERCVLTTETTSRRRSRTLS; encoded by the coding sequence GTGCTAGACCACTTGCTTCCTTTAAGTGGGAGTCGAATTGATACATATCTCCGCTGCCCCAGACGGTTCTATATCGATAGGGTTTTGGGAGAGAAAGCGCCAGAGACCCCGGCGATGATTTTAGGAAAGGCTGTTCACGAGGCTTTAGAAATTTGGGTGAAGACAGGGGACAACGAGAAAGCTCTCGAAAAGATTGATTTCATTGATGACTACGAAACCGCCTTCAGGAGATTCACTTCAGGAAAGAGCCTTCTCAAGGGTTTTAACCCGAGGGCTCTGGAATTGAAATTCGGTCTTACGAAAGAGCTTAATCCTACCGGCTTCGACTCAGAGGACTGCTTCTTCCGTGGGATCATCGATTTAGTCTGCAAGAACGATTCCGGCTTTGAAGTGTATGACTACAAGTCTGGCTGGTCGAGACCCGATCCTAGACAGATCTTCGCCTATTCAATGGCTCTCAATAGGTTTGATAAAGACGTAAACAAAGCCGGCTTTATCCTGCTCGCCTCCCTCGAGGTGATTGATTTCTTTATCGGCGAGGACGAGTTGGAGGCCCAGCCCGGATTCTATTCATGGTCTATAACGAGCTTGACCAGAAGGAAACCGAAGATGACTTTCCTCAGAACTTCACGTCCTGCGGGTACTGCCCTTTCAGAAAGATGTGTTTTGACAACGGAGACGACTTCGAGGCGAAGATCAAGAACGCTTTCTTGA
- a CDS encoding amino acid ABC transporter ATP-binding protein — protein sequence MTNDKVVLRVENLKKSFGDNEVLKGVSFEMKEGETKVIIGPSGTGKSTLLACINMLVSPNDGRIWLENEEITSAKNINKIRQEIGFVFQDFGLFNHLTALRNVMVGLTKVKKMEKSAAKDLAMEELKRVGLEKEAKLYPAQLSGGQKQRVGIARALAMQPKIILFDEPTSALDPELIGEVLSVMKNLAESGMTMLVVTHEMGFARTVSDEIIFMEHGHIVEQSSPEEMFKNPKNPRTKEFLFKLNELYGE from the coding sequence ATGACCAACGATAAAGTCGTGCTAAGAGTCGAGAACCTGAAGAAATCCTTTGGCGATAATGAAGTCCTTAAGGGTGTATCTTTCGAAATGAAAGAGGGAGAGACCAAAGTGATAATCGGCCCGAGCGGAACCGGAAAGAGCACTCTCCTGGCCTGTATCAACATGCTAGTCTCTCCAAACGACGGCAGAATTTGGCTTGAAAATGAAGAGATCACTTCTGCAAAGAACATAAACAAGATTCGTCAGGAGATAGGGTTTGTGTTCCAGGATTTCGGCTTGTTCAATCATCTTACAGCTCTCAGAAATGTTATGGTCGGCCTGACAAAAGTCAAGAAGATGGAAAAGAGCGCAGCAAAGGACCTTGCAATGGAGGAGCTGAAAAGAGTTGGGCTCGAGAAGGAAGCGAAGTTGTATCCTGCTCAGCTCTCTGGCGGTCAGAAGCAGAGAGTCGGGATAGCACGTGCGCTTGCCATGCAACCGAAGATTATCCTCTTCGACGAACCGACTTCTGCACTTGATCCAGAACTGATCGGCGAGGTCCTCTCAGTCATGAAGAATCTGGCTGAAAGCGGCATGACGATGCTGGTAGTCACTCACGAAATGGGATTTGCCAGAACCGTTTCGGACGAGATCATCTTCATGGAGCACGGTCACATAGTCGAGCAGAGTTCTCCGGAAGAGATGTTCAAGAACCCCAAGAACCCTCGCACAAAGGAATTCCTCTTTAAGCTCAACGAGCTGTACGGGGAGTGA
- a CDS encoding basic amino acid ABC transporter substrate-binding protein, with product MKKTLLVMLALVILGGFAFGAKYVVGTSADFPPFESVENGVFVGFDIDLIKAIAEEMGFEVEIRDMSFDSLIAALVSGNLDIVISGMTITDEREEVVSFSKPYWTADQSVVVREDSEMSVTVLFGKHNIGVQTGTTGDIWVEENLVETKILTGDFKRYDTYVLAMTDLVNRNVDAIVLDAPVAESFAEVRPVKIVAIIKTYEDYGIAVNKANKELLELINEGISRLEESGKLNELNLKHF from the coding sequence ATGAAGAAAACATTGCTAGTAATGCTTGCTCTGGTGATTTTGGGAGGCTTTGCCTTTGGAGCAAAATACGTTGTCGGAACGAGCGCTGACTTTCCGCCTTTCGAGTCTGTGGAAAACGGGGTGTTTGTAGGCTTCGACATCGACCTAATCAAAGCTATTGCAGAAGAGATGGGCTTTGAAGTCGAGATCAGAGATATGAGCTTTGATTCACTTATTGCCGCGCTCGTGTCGGGAAACCTCGATATCGTTATCTCCGGAATGACTATTACAGATGAAAGAGAAGAGGTTGTCTCTTTCTCGAAGCCATACTGGACGGCAGATCAGAGCGTAGTCGTTCGAGAAGACAGCGAAATGAGCGTCACTGTGTTGTTTGGCAAACACAACATAGGGGTACAGACAGGTACGACCGGAGACATCTGGGTAGAGGAAAATCTTGTTGAAACGAAGATCCTCACAGGCGATTTCAAGAGGTACGACACTTACGTTCTCGCCATGACTGACCTTGTAAACAGGAATGTAGATGCGATAGTCCTGGACGCACCGGTTGCTGAAAGCTTCGCTGAGGTCAGACCAGTGAAAATCGTGGCTATAATCAAGACTTACGAGGATTACGGAATAGCAGTAAACAAGGCTAACAAGGAGCTTCTTGAGCTTATCAACGAAGGGATTTCCAGGCTCGAAGAATCCGGAAAACTGAACGAACTTAATCTAAAGCACTTCTGA
- a CDS encoding amino acid ABC transporter permease: MPALLRGLWVTLQITFLTLGLGLILALPISFGQVYGNKWLKVFIAVYEKVLRSIPELVILFLIFYGFPRIGIRFSPFAAVVIGLGFRSSAYQSQIFRGAINSVSSTQMRAARSLGMTNFNGFINVVLPQAVRIALPPWTNEFTIVLKDSSLAYALGVTELLRQGGYIIATKYEPMLIYLTVAAMYFVVTIVINKSLGSVEKRLAVPGFDIKETVR, encoded by the coding sequence TTGCCCGCACTTCTGAGAGGATTGTGGGTAACACTTCAAATAACGTTTCTAACTCTGGGGTTGGGCCTGATTCTGGCCCTCCCCATTTCTTTTGGTCAAGTGTACGGCAATAAATGGCTTAAGGTATTCATCGCGGTCTACGAAAAAGTTCTGCGGAGCATTCCTGAACTTGTGATCCTCTTTCTCATATTCTACGGATTTCCTAGAATTGGAATAAGATTCTCTCCCTTTGCCGCGGTCGTAATCGGGCTTGGCTTCCGATCATCTGCCTATCAGTCCCAGATCTTCAGGGGAGCTATAAACTCCGTAAGTTCTACTCAGATGAGAGCTGCGAGATCATTGGGAATGACCAATTTTAATGGATTCATCAATGTCGTACTTCCCCAGGCTGTGAGGATCGCTCTTCCACCCTGGACAAACGAGTTCACCATCGTACTGAAGGACTCCTCGCTGGCATACGCTCTAGGAGTTACAGAGCTTCTCCGTCAGGGAGGATACATTATTGCCACGAAGTATGAGCCCATGTTGATCTACCTCACAGTGGCCGCAATGTACTTCGTCGTTACGATCGTCATTAACAAGAGTTTGGGAAGCGTGGAAAAACGCCTTGCAGTACCCGGATTCGATATAAAGGAGACGGTAAGATGA
- a CDS encoding gamma-glutamyl-gamma-aminobutyrate hydrolase family protein (Members of this family of hydrolases with an active site Cys residue belong to MEROPS family C26.): protein MKEETAQSIIRLFALVIFACSFPTMLTASYDNRGVVALFLNDPAYEAKLSPIERSLAEQGIRYRIFKIFNDELPEDENEYAGVIIAGGDSMRNYIDWNNKVYQGGEIILRGEVPILGICLGHQIVSRVYGSVLYYSEERRWHEVSFVKEDRVLEGFDGSLLVWENHAYAVASIPDQFELFARGNVTPIQMIKHKEKEIYSVQFHPETQAGFLGNPPGWKLIKNFAELAKATIEDPPLPTDRRRVFPY from the coding sequence ATGAAGGAAGAGACTGCACAGTCAATTATACGTTTGTTTGCACTGGTTATCTTTGCATGTTCCTTTCCAACTATGCTTACTGCTTCGTACGATAATAGAGGAGTCGTTGCCCTCTTTCTGAACGACCCGGCATATGAAGCCAAGCTATCACCGATAGAGCGTTCGCTTGCGGAACAGGGTATCAGGTACAGGATCTTCAAGATATTCAACGATGAGCTTCCCGAAGATGAAAACGAATACGCAGGCGTTATTATTGCAGGCGGCGATTCAATGAGGAACTACATCGACTGGAACAATAAGGTCTATCAGGGCGGAGAAATAATACTGAGGGGCGAAGTCCCGATACTTGGTATTTGTCTGGGTCATCAGATAGTCTCGAGAGTGTACGGTTCCGTTCTATATTACAGTGAGGAGCGCCGCTGGCACGAAGTAAGTTTTGTGAAAGAGGACAGGGTTCTCGAGGGGTTTGACGGAAGCCTTCTCGTATGGGAGAATCATGCCTACGCCGTCGCCTCGATTCCAGATCAATTCGAACTCTTTGCCAGGGGGAACGTAACCCCTATTCAAATGATCAAACACAAAGAAAAGGAGATCTACAGCGTTCAATTTCATCCGGAAACCCAGGCAGGTTTCCTCGGTAACCCGCCAGGCTGGAAGCTCATAAAGAACTTTGCAGAACTGGCAAAGGCCACTATCGAAGACCCGCCGCTGCCGACGGATAGAAGAAGAGTATTCCCCTACTGA
- the mnmA gene encoding tRNA 2-thiouridine(34) synthase MnmA, whose product MKLGIALSGGVDSAVAAARLIRQGNDVIGYHMIVIPGSSLDNPAVQEAKGVAEHLGIELVIVDLREEFESILEYFVCSYMSGETPNPCVVCNDSIKFGLLLEKMSSFGVEKIATGHYARLAAHDNELFISRALDNSKDQSYFLSRIRKSKLGRILFPLGDTTKEEVRQEASRLSLPVHSKKDSQEICFIPHGDYRSFLKSRGVKDEPGPIEDEMGNLLGRHTGLFGYTIGQRKGIGISSEGRYYVKRLDTDKNRLVLSQRERLVSYSLIGRDLNWFVDPAEAFDCECKIRSSMRSVSARVFLIGDDRVRVDFPEGVWAVTPGQLAVFYVDDLVAGSAFIEGNSVLESEDDT is encoded by the coding sequence ATGAAATTAGGTATAGCATTGAGTGGGGGTGTCGACAGTGCCGTCGCGGCCGCTCGATTAATTAGACAGGGAAACGATGTAATTGGTTATCACATGATCGTTATTCCGGGCAGTTCACTCGATAACCCGGCTGTACAAGAGGCAAAAGGCGTTGCCGAACACCTCGGAATAGAGCTGGTGATCGTGGATCTAAGAGAAGAATTCGAATCGATTCTCGAATACTTTGTTTGTTCGTATATGAGCGGAGAGACGCCCAATCCGTGCGTGGTTTGCAACGATTCGATAAAATTCGGGTTGCTGCTGGAGAAAATGAGCTCGTTTGGAGTTGAAAAGATAGCGACCGGCCATTACGCGAGATTGGCCGCGCATGATAATGAGTTATTCATTTCGAGAGCTCTTGATAATTCAAAGGATCAGTCGTATTTCCTCTCGCGAATCAGGAAGAGCAAGCTTGGGAGAATCCTCTTCCCTCTAGGCGACACGACAAAAGAGGAAGTGAGGCAAGAAGCCAGTCGGCTTTCTCTTCCCGTTCATTCAAAGAAGGACTCTCAGGAGATTTGTTTCATACCTCACGGGGATTACAGAAGCTTTCTCAAGTCTCGTGGCGTGAAGGATGAACCGGGGCCTATTGAGGATGAAATGGGTAATCTTCTGGGAAGACACACCGGGCTTTTCGGCTATACGATTGGGCAGCGCAAGGGGATCGGCATTTCGAGCGAGGGACGCTATTACGTGAAGAGGCTCGATACTGATAAGAACAGGCTTGTCCTCTCACAGAGGGAGAGATTAGTGTCCTACTCTCTCATCGGAAGAGATCTTAATTGGTTTGTTGATCCGGCTGAAGCGTTTGATTGCGAGTGCAAGATTCGGAGCTCGATGAGGTCCGTTTCTGCAAGAGTATTCTTAATCGGTGACGATAGAGTCAGGGTAGACTTCCCCGAAGGAGTTTGGGCGGTTACACCGGGACAGCTTGCGGTATTCTATGTTGATGATTTAGTAGCCGGCAGCGCCTTTATCGAGGGAAATAGCGTTCTTGAAAGTGAAGACGACACGTGA
- a CDS encoding amino acid ABC transporter permease, protein MERIWKIVVNHWPKLLEGLGVTLEMTLIAVVIGFVIGVILAIARVYGNKFFYAISTAIIEVIRGTPLLVQLFILYYGLPPLGMNLTPFTAAIIGFAINSGCYQAEYLRGSIQSIAGNQMKAARSLGMTKWQAIMQIIMPQAFRRVIPAWTNEFIYLLKYTSLAYIVGAPELMAQAKFIASRNFQFFEVYLVVGVIYLVVVLFFTKLFSILEKKVEIPGLEWVR, encoded by the coding sequence TTGGAGAGAATCTGGAAGATCGTTGTCAACCACTGGCCAAAACTCCTTGAAGGGCTCGGCGTAACGCTGGAAATGACTCTTATAGCCGTGGTCATAGGCTTTGTAATTGGGGTGATTCTTGCAATCGCAAGAGTATATGGAAACAAGTTCTTCTATGCTATTTCTACGGCGATTATTGAAGTGATCAGGGGAACTCCGCTGCTTGTTCAGCTGTTTATTCTGTACTACGGCCTTCCGCCCCTTGGAATGAACCTAACGCCTTTCACCGCGGCGATAATCGGTTTCGCAATAAACAGCGGATGTTATCAAGCAGAGTATTTGCGAGGCTCTATTCAGTCCATTGCGGGGAACCAGATGAAAGCCGCAAGATCCCTTGGAATGACAAAGTGGCAGGCGATAATGCAGATTATTATGCCCCAAGCGTTTAGAAGAGTTATCCCGGCGTGGACAAATGAGTTCATATACCTCCTGAAATACACCTCTCTAGCCTATATAGTTGGAGCACCGGAACTTATGGCCCAGGCAAAGTTCATAGCTTCTAGAAACTTCCAGTTTTTCGAAGTCTATCTCGTGGTTGGCGTTATTTATCTCGTTGTGGTTCTCTTCTTCACAAAGCTTTTCAGCATACTCGAGAAGAAGGTCGAGATTCCGGGCCTTGAGTGGGTTAGATAG